TGCGCAGCTCGGTGACGTGTGTGGGGTGctggccctgccccaggctccGGTGCTGGGGACGGGGCCCGGGTCACCCGCCTCTCCGTCTCTCGCTGGCACCGCCGTCGAGGTGTGGGCAGGCGGCTGCTGGCCTTTGCCGAGTCCCGGGCTCGAGCCTGGGCGGAGGCATGGGGGAGCCCCGGCCCGCTCGTGGTCCCAGTGGCTGTGGCAGCTTGGGGCGTGGCAGGGATGCTGGAGGGGTGCGGCTACCAGGCTGAGGGCAGCTGGGGCTGCATGGGTTTACACGCTTGTAAGAGAGTTCAGCAAGGACCTGTGACCGGAGCCAGCCGGGAGGGAGATCACTTCTCGAGCACTCACCGTGTGCAGGTCCTCCCTGTGTGAACCCCCAGCCCCCTGGGGCCCACAAACAGGCCTGCAGAGGGCCAGTCGCCCTGCTGCAGGCTGATGTCTGTGTGTAGTGCGTGAACTTCTCAGAGAGGTCAACCTGTGCGGGGGTTTTTGCGCACCGAGAAATCTCGTCTGTCCGCAAAGGCGGCC
The Lynx canadensis isolate LIC74 chromosome E2, mLynCan4.pri.v2, whole genome shotgun sequence genome window above contains:
- the NAT14 gene encoding LOW QUALITY PROTEIN: N-acetyltransferase 14 (The sequence of the model RefSeq protein was modified relative to this genomic sequence to represent the inferred CDS: inserted 6 bases in 5 codons; deleted 1 base in 1 codon), whose translation is MAPSHLSVREMREDEKPLVLEMLKAGVKDPRTAXALHALTRPPALLLLAAASSGLRFVLASFALALLLPVFLAVAAXELGLRARWGSLPPPGGXGGPWVAVRSXGDVCGVLAXAPGSGAGDGARVTRLSVSRWHRRRGVGRRLLAFAESRARAWAEAWGSPGPLVVPVAVAAWGVAGMLEGCGYQAEGSWGCMGYTLVREFSKDL